A stretch of Paenibacillus mucilaginosus 3016 DNA encodes these proteins:
- a CDS encoding non-ribosomal peptide synthetase — protein MKSETTKRTALTEAQQRIWYTEQLFPGTTAAWIAGRLVIDGTLDEGLLQQAVCGVIRENDAFHLRIAAGEEGPWQYLQPPAEQLHVPCLTFLGEGGRESAEAWIDERNRTPLPWLDAELYSFSVLKIGESEHWLHFRAHHIAFDGMSCQLIGDRILERYMLLTQGDAAIDPKPAFLDSLPAEEAYEASERRAKDRQYWLNKFRSLPEGGELKPRSTAGEDTSAKRYTATLDRELYETLKETCRTHQVSLFTLIFAAYSLYLHKVTGSRDITVGTIYMNRTGPRDKERIGMFASTAAARIGIDPAASAAGLLRSTAKEQAGMLRHQKYPYNRLIRELRELHGTPGLNRLFDAAIEYRPVKSLRYGDLTAGFQTDFCGHEINDVLLRVEEVGDDELLRLHFDYRTSLFGEEEIARMSRRLLTLMGRMAEHPDLPLADLSVLDAEEEAQLAAFHRTAAPYPAGSTIHGLFEEQVRRTPEHTAVVYGERKLSYRELNERADALALTLRQHGMQDGDHAAIMAERSAELIVGMLAVLKAGGAYVPVDPEYPQERIAFMLGDSGAKLLLGQAHVLENVPFDGGRIPLEDGASRISGTPDLSSAGGPDAPAYVIYTSGTTGRPKGVVVRHRGLCNLQPFFRHTLGIREEDRIVQFASASFDASGWEIYMALFSGAAVCLPSPSDITNYRSFEAYVTKQGITTATLPPAYAVHLEPERMPTLARLITAGSAASPDLVHRWKDQVRYYNAYGPTEDSICTTVWSPEGALEAFFEVPIGTPLPNHRVYIVDADLRQVPVGVAGELCIAGDGLAREYLNRPELTADKFVGNPFEPGGRLYRSGDLAKRLPDGNIVYLGRIDQQVKVRGYRIEPAEVEYRLKQAEPSIREAVVAAREDGTGQSVLCAYVTSEGTLHPAKLREVLSRELPAYMVPTYIMQLERMPLTPNGKIDAKSLPAPLADLSGSADYAPPQDPLEELLASVWQTVLGTGPVGRHDRFFDLGGDSIKAIQVSSRLLQDGWRLEMKDLFRYSAIAELRAHMSPVTRPAEQGEVQGAVTLTPIQRWFLEQEPADPHYFNQAVMLFREERFDEGTLRTVMEAIAAHHDALRLVLRRSGEGAYTAWNRGTREGLPFHLECVDYTGWEGPGLQEAVTAKAEEIQSRMDLEHGPLVRLGLLRCPEGDHLLMAVHHLAVDGVSWRILLEDFAAGYAQAARGETPVFPAKTDSFRTWAEGLSRYARSEEAEKERGYWEAAAALESWPLPRTVPDEPSRNEDSQIVTVEWSEEETGLLLTRVNRAYRTEINDILLAALEMAVGKWSGLPRVRIALEGHGREPIVPGVDITRTVGWFTSRYPVTLETGSLPTLPGRIKAVKERLRNVPGKGVGFGILKHLSGQGLVSGAEPEISFNYLGQFDQDLNAHGLQLSPYPAGNLQSGRAARLAPLDLQAMIRDGVLTLTISYSRQEFRRESMDSLAGELQCALQMIIAHCASRQEQEVTPSDVLARGISLEELEQFTAESRQVGEIENIYPLTPMQQGMLFHSLLDADSPAYFQQASFDVEGELDLEAFSASYHALVRRHDVLRTRIFTGWKEEPLQVVFRRSGGELRILDLRGTKAAGLEDELKALAREDRARGFRMDREDLMRLTIIRTGPASCRFLWSFHHIIMDGWCLSLITKEVFETYAELLGQGKSAPASAVTPFSEYIRWLSLQDEEAAAGYWQGVLAGYEAGTGLPGAADPAAVPGYEARTLVLDLESVLTQELGRLARESQVTLHSLIQAAWAVLLAKSCGTEDVVFGTVVSGRPAEIPGIERMVGLFINTIPVRIRCGAEAMVTELLAQVQADALSSRPYETYPLYRIQAASGRQQELIRSLVIFENYPVEDQVQLWGGSSGTGLRLTNVTLTEQTNYELNLTVIPGEALRLQLEYNALAFENGVIESVRDRLLHLLQQMAGSRRPR, from the coding sequence TTGAAATCCGAGACAACGAAAAGAACAGCGCTTACAGAAGCCCAGCAGAGAATCTGGTATACGGAACAACTCTTTCCGGGAACGACGGCCGCATGGATCGCCGGCAGGCTCGTGATCGACGGCACGCTGGATGAAGGCCTGCTGCAGCAGGCGGTATGCGGGGTGATCCGGGAGAACGATGCGTTTCATCTTCGGATCGCTGCCGGCGAAGAAGGGCCATGGCAGTATCTTCAGCCGCCTGCGGAACAGCTTCACGTGCCCTGCCTGACCTTCCTTGGGGAAGGCGGAAGGGAGAGCGCCGAAGCCTGGATCGATGAGCGCAACCGGACCCCGCTCCCGTGGCTGGACGCGGAACTGTATTCCTTCTCCGTACTGAAGATCGGGGAGTCGGAGCATTGGCTGCATTTCAGGGCGCATCATATCGCCTTCGACGGCATGTCGTGCCAGCTCATCGGGGACCGGATTCTGGAGCGGTATATGCTTCTGACCCAGGGCGATGCCGCCATAGATCCGAAACCGGCCTTCCTGGATTCCCTTCCCGCCGAAGAGGCCTATGAAGCCTCGGAACGCCGGGCGAAGGACCGCCAGTACTGGCTGAACAAATTCCGCAGCCTGCCCGAGGGGGGAGAGCTCAAGCCGCGCTCGACAGCCGGGGAGGACACATCGGCTAAACGGTATACGGCGACCCTGGACCGCGAACTCTATGAAACACTGAAGGAGACATGCCGGACGCATCAAGTGAGCTTGTTCACCTTGATCTTCGCGGCTTATTCGCTCTATCTCCATAAGGTTACCGGATCCCGGGACATCACGGTCGGGACGATCTATATGAACCGGACGGGCCCCCGGGATAAGGAGCGCATCGGCATGTTCGCCAGCACCGCCGCAGCCCGGATCGGGATCGATCCCGCTGCCAGTGCCGCAGGGCTGCTTCGCAGCACGGCGAAGGAGCAGGCCGGCATGCTGCGCCATCAGAAATATCCGTATAACCGGCTGATCCGGGAGCTGAGGGAGCTTCACGGCACCCCGGGGCTGAACCGGCTGTTTGATGCCGCCATCGAATACCGTCCGGTCAAAAGCCTGCGTTACGGTGACCTCACGGCGGGGTTTCAGACGGATTTTTGCGGGCATGAGATCAACGATGTGCTTCTGCGGGTGGAAGAGGTGGGCGATGATGAGCTGCTCCGGCTCCACTTCGATTACAGAACGTCGCTCTTCGGGGAAGAGGAGATCGCACGGATGAGCCGACGCCTGCTGACCCTGATGGGGCGGATGGCGGAGCACCCGGACCTGCCGCTTGCCGACTTGTCCGTCCTCGATGCGGAGGAGGAGGCGCAGCTTGCCGCATTTCACCGGACCGCAGCCCCGTACCCTGCGGGAAGCACCATCCACGGGCTCTTCGAGGAGCAGGTCCGCCGTACGCCGGAGCACACCGCTGTCGTATACGGCGAGCGGAAGCTGAGCTACCGGGAGCTGAACGAGCGGGCCGACGCTCTGGCTCTTACCCTGCGGCAGCACGGCATGCAGGATGGAGATCATGCCGCCATCATGGCCGAACGCTCCGCGGAGCTCATCGTCGGCATGCTGGCCGTCCTGAAGGCAGGCGGAGCCTATGTCCCGGTGGATCCCGAGTATCCGCAGGAGCGGATCGCCTTCATGCTCGGGGATTCGGGAGCGAAGCTGCTGCTCGGGCAGGCTCACGTGCTGGAGAACGTTCCGTTTGACGGCGGCCGCATCCCCTTGGAGGACGGAGCTTCGCGGATCTCCGGCACCCCGGATCTTTCTTCTGCGGGGGGACCCGATGCGCCGGCCTATGTCATCTATACCTCCGGAACGACGGGCAGGCCCAAAGGCGTCGTAGTCCGGCACCGCGGGCTGTGCAACCTCCAGCCTTTCTTCCGGCATACCCTGGGAATTCGGGAAGAGGACCGGATCGTGCAGTTCGCCAGCGCTTCGTTCGACGCCTCCGGGTGGGAGATCTATATGGCACTCTTCTCCGGGGCGGCCGTATGTCTGCCTTCGCCATCGGATATCACCAACTACAGGTCGTTCGAAGCGTATGTAACGAAGCAGGGCATCACGACCGCGACGCTGCCGCCGGCCTATGCCGTCCACCTGGAGCCGGAGCGGATGCCGACGCTGGCCAGACTGATCACGGCCGGTTCTGCGGCGTCCCCGGATCTGGTGCACCGGTGGAAGGATCAGGTGCGCTATTACAATGCGTACGGACCGACGGAAGACTCCATCTGCACCACAGTCTGGTCCCCCGAGGGAGCACTGGAGGCGTTCTTCGAGGTGCCGATCGGGACTCCGCTGCCGAACCACCGCGTCTACATCGTGGATGCGGATCTCCGGCAGGTACCGGTCGGCGTGGCGGGAGAGCTGTGCATCGCCGGCGACGGCCTGGCCAGGGAATACCTGAACCGTCCCGAACTCACTGCGGACAAATTCGTCGGGAACCCGTTCGAGCCCGGCGGCCGGCTGTACCGTTCGGGAGACCTCGCCAAGCGGCTGCCTGACGGGAATATCGTCTACCTGGGCCGGATTGACCAGCAGGTCAAGGTGCGCGGGTACCGGATCGAACCGGCTGAAGTGGAGTACCGGCTGAAGCAGGCCGAGCCGTCGATCCGCGAGGCCGTGGTCGCCGCCCGGGAGGATGGGACCGGTCAATCCGTGCTCTGCGCCTACGTGACTTCGGAGGGAACACTCCACCCGGCAAAGCTGAGAGAGGTCTTGTCCCGCGAGCTGCCTGCGTACATGGTGCCGACTTACATCATGCAGCTGGAGCGGATGCCTCTGACGCCTAACGGCAAGATCGATGCGAAGTCGCTTCCCGCGCCCCTGGCGGACCTCTCGGGATCGGCGGATTATGCGCCTCCTCAGGACCCGCTGGAAGAGCTGCTGGCTTCCGTATGGCAGACCGTGCTCGGCACGGGGCCGGTCGGAAGACACGACCGGTTCTTTGACCTCGGCGGGGACTCGATCAAGGCGATCCAGGTGTCTTCGCGTCTGCTGCAGGACGGCTGGCGCCTGGAGATGAAGGATCTGTTCCGGTATTCTGCGATTGCCGAGCTCCGCGCTCATATGTCCCCGGTGACCCGTCCCGCCGAACAGGGCGAGGTGCAGGGGGCCGTCACCCTGACGCCGATCCAGCGCTGGTTCCTGGAGCAGGAACCGGCCGATCCGCACTATTTTAACCAGGCCGTAATGCTCTTCAGGGAGGAGCGGTTCGACGAGGGTACGCTGCGGACGGTTATGGAAGCCATCGCCGCACATCACGATGCCCTCCGTCTCGTGCTGCGCCGAAGCGGAGAAGGAGCGTATACCGCTTGGAACCGCGGAACCAGGGAGGGATTGCCGTTCCACCTGGAGTGTGTGGATTATACAGGCTGGGAGGGACCCGGTCTGCAGGAAGCGGTAACGGCAAAAGCCGAGGAAATCCAAAGCCGGATGGACCTGGAGCACGGTCCGCTCGTCCGGCTCGGACTGCTGCGCTGCCCGGAGGGCGATCACCTGCTGATGGCCGTGCATCATCTGGCCGTAGACGGCGTGTCCTGGCGCATCCTGCTTGAAGACTTTGCGGCGGGCTATGCCCAAGCCGCGCGAGGAGAGACGCCCGTATTCCCGGCGAAGACCGATTCGTTCCGTACCTGGGCGGAAGGGCTCTCCCGCTATGCCCGGAGTGAAGAGGCGGAGAAGGAGCGGGGCTATTGGGAAGCGGCGGCCGCTCTGGAGAGCTGGCCTCTGCCCCGAACGGTTCCGGATGAACCTTCGCGCAATGAAGACAGCCAGATCGTAACGGTGGAATGGTCGGAGGAAGAGACCGGCCTGCTGCTGACGCGGGTGAACCGCGCCTACCGGACGGAGATCAACGATATTCTGCTCGCCGCCCTGGAGATGGCCGTCGGGAAGTGGAGCGGTCTGCCCCGTGTCCGGATCGCCCTCGAAGGACACGGCCGGGAACCCATTGTTCCCGGAGTGGACATCACAAGGACTGTCGGCTGGTTCACGAGCCGCTATCCGGTCACGCTTGAGACCGGGTCTCTCCCGACCCTGCCGGGCCGGATCAAGGCCGTGAAGGAACGGCTGCGGAACGTACCGGGCAAGGGCGTGGGCTTCGGGATTCTGAAGCATTTGAGCGGGCAGGGGCTGGTCTCGGGAGCCGAGCCTGAGATTTCCTTCAATTATCTGGGGCAGTTCGACCAGGATCTGAACGCGCACGGCCTGCAGCTGTCGCCTTACCCGGCGGGAAATCTGCAGAGCGGAAGAGCGGCCCGCCTCGCACCGCTGGATCTTCAGGCCATGATCCGGGACGGTGTGCTGACCCTGACGATCAGCTACAGCCGGCAGGAATTCCGCCGGGAGTCCATGGACAGCCTCGCCGGAGAGCTGCAGTGCGCTCTGCAGATGATCATTGCCCACTGCGCATCCAGGCAGGAGCAGGAAGTGACGCCGAGCGATGTGCTGGCCCGGGGCATCTCGCTGGAGGAGCTGGAGCAATTCACCGCCGAGTCCCGCCAGGTCGGCGAGATCGAGAATATATATCCGCTGACCCCGATGCAGCAGGGGATGCTGTTCCATTCGCTGCTCGACGCGGACTCGCCCGCCTACTTCCAGCAGGCTTCCTTCGACGTGGAAGGGGAGCTTGATCTTGAAGCGTTCTCAGCAAGCTATCATGCGCTGGTCCGGAGGCATGATGTGCTGCGCACCCGCATCTTCACTGGTTGGAAGGAAGAGCCTCTGCAGGTCGTCTTCCGCCGGAGCGGGGGAGAGCTCAGGATTCTGGACCTCCGCGGAACGAAGGCGGCGGGGCTGGAGGACGAGCTCAAGGCGCTTGCCCGGGAAGATCGGGCCAGAGGCTTCCGCATGGACCGCGAGGATCTCATGCGTCTGACGATCATCCGCACGGGTCCGGCGTCCTGCCGCTTCCTGTGGAGCTTCCACCATATCATCATGGACGGCTGGTGTCTGTCCCTGATCACCAAGGAAGTATTCGAGACGTACGCGGAGCTGCTCGGGCAAGGGAAATCCGCTCCTGCTTCCGCCGTGACGCCGTTCAGCGAGTATATCCGCTGGCTGTCGCTGCAGGACGAAGAGGCGGCGGCCGGGTACTGGCAGGGCGTGCTGGCCGGGTACGAAGCGGGGACCGGTCTGCCTGGCGCTGCCGATCCCGCAGCGGTCCCGGGCTATGAGGCCCGTACCCTCGTGCTGGACCTGGAGAGCGTCCTGACGCAGGAGCTCGGCAGGCTGGCCCGGGAGTCCCAGGTCACGCTGCACTCCCTGATCCAGGCCGCCTGGGCGGTCCTGCTGGCCAAATCCTGCGGTACGGAAGACGTCGTCTTCGGCACCGTGGTGTCGGGCAGGCCGGCCGAGATTCCCGGCATCGAACGCATGGTCGGGCTCTTCATCAATACGATCCCCGTGCGCATCCGCTGCGGGGCGGAGGCCATGGTCACCGAGCTGCTGGCACAAGTGCAGGCGGATGCCCTGAGCTCCCGGCCCTACGAGACGTACCCGCTCTACCGGATTCAGGCGGCGTCCGGCCGCCAGCAGGAGCTCATCCGCAGTCTGGTCATCTTCGAGAACTATCCCGTCGAGGATCAGGTGCAGCTGTGGGGCGGCTCCTCCGGCACGGGGCTGCGCCTCACGAATGTTACGCTGACGGAACAGACGAACTATGAACTGAATCTGACCGTCATCCCGGGCGAAGCGCTGCGCCTTCAGCTGGAGTATAATGCGCTGGCCTTCGAGAACGGTGTCATCGAGAGCGTTCGGGACCGGCTCCTGCACCTGCTCCAGCAGATGGCCGGCAGCCGAAGGCCGCGCTGA
- a CDS encoding esterase/lipase family protein, which yields MKNRKWISVILTCMLMAFTVLLSMPPSKAEAAEPTARTPVVFVHGLSGSDSNFAYIKYYLQKQGWTSDELYAIDLPSKQGNQLLNSAAIASFVDDVLSKTGHTKVNIVAHSMGGANSLYYILNRDDASKVDKLITLGGANRLTTSDAPAGVNVTSIYSTSDTIVANYLSILNGANNIRISGVSHIGLIFSSQVNQLIQTALEE from the coding sequence ATGAAAAACAGGAAATGGATCTCCGTCATTCTGACCTGCATGCTCATGGCCTTTACGGTGCTGCTCAGCATGCCGCCGTCCAAAGCGGAGGCCGCCGAACCTACCGCCCGCACGCCCGTCGTGTTCGTTCACGGATTGAGCGGGTCGGACAGCAATTTTGCTTATATCAAATATTACCTGCAAAAACAGGGCTGGACCAGCGATGAACTGTATGCGATCGATCTTCCAAGCAAACAGGGCAACCAGCTTCTGAACTCCGCAGCCATCGCAAGCTTCGTGGACGATGTCCTGAGCAAAACCGGCCACACGAAGGTGAATATTGTCGCCCACAGCATGGGCGGAGCCAACAGCTTGTATTACATCCTGAACCGGGACGACGCTTCGAAAGTGGACAAGCTCATTACACTTGGCGGCGCGAACCGTCTGACAACAAGCGATGCCCCGGCCGGCGTGAATGTCACGTCGATTTACTCGACAAGCGACACGATCGTCGCGAACTATCTCTCCATCCTGAACGGCGCCAATAATATCCGGATCTCCGGCGTTTCGCACATCGGCCTGATTTTCAGCTCCCAGGTGAACCAGCTGATCCAAACGGCTTTGGAAGAATAG
- a CDS encoding stalk domain-containing protein, with protein sequence MRKMMMVSVMGLSVLFGAGAGVYAGANLEEIKAYLNNDIKVKVNGQTVQLLDEQGSVVTPITYDGSTYLPARAIASALNVAVDYDAATNSVLFGEKVDGVPVNAVQTFSSAIKDPGLTKYKNKDYQEVIRDTINNGSNFSLYPKEKYQTLYLQAAALGADVQLKVEDDNGRLLKQDTITAADGLKTIEVNISGQERVVVFYKYENRQGLNGIFVPLTTSYYK encoded by the coding sequence ATGAGGAAAATGATGATGGTTTCCGTTATGGGGTTATCCGTTCTGTTCGGAGCGGGGGCCGGAGTGTATGCCGGGGCCAACCTGGAAGAAATCAAGGCCTATTTGAACAACGATATTAAAGTCAAGGTAAACGGCCAAACGGTTCAGCTGCTCGACGAGCAGGGAAGCGTTGTCACTCCGATTACATACGATGGCAGCACCTATTTGCCCGCCAGGGCGATTGCGAGCGCTTTGAATGTAGCTGTGGATTATGACGCGGCCACGAACAGCGTGCTCTTCGGGGAAAAGGTGGATGGCGTGCCGGTCAACGCCGTTCAGACCTTCTCCAGCGCGATTAAAGATCCGGGCTTAACGAAATATAAGAATAAAGATTACCAGGAAGTCATCCGGGATACGATCAATAACGGATCCAACTTCTCGCTGTATCCCAAAGAAAAATACCAGACGCTTTACCTTCAGGCAGCCGCCCTTGGGGCCGATGTGCAGTTGAAAGTGGAGGATGATAACGGCCGTCTCCTCAAACAGGATACGATCACGGCGGCAGACGGGCTGAAGACCATCGAAGTGAATATCAGCGGGCAGGAGAGAGTAGTCGTGTTCTACAAGTATGAGAATAGACAGGGCTTGAACGGCATCTTTGTCCCTCTTACCACCTCCTACTATAAGTAA
- a CDS encoding NAD-dependent epimerase/dehydratase family protein yields the protein MKILIAGADGYLGWSLAQALTIRGHEVAGVDNGFRRQWVEEMGSWSAIPVAGIKERLQAFQERYGRELKYWEGDLRSYPFVEEIVREFRPDAVVHLGECPSAPYSAIDVEHAVFVQTNNLTSTFHLLFAMKEHVPDAHLVKLGTMGEYGTPNLDIPEGFFEVEFRGRKDRLPFPRQAGSWYHWSKVHGSNNVMFACKLWELAATDIMQGVVFGTHLEAMGSDGRLATRLDFDQAFGTIVNRFCCQAVIGHPLTLYGSGHQQRGFLPLEDSMQCLTLAVENPPRKGEYRVLNQFQNVYRLDEWANKVASVAEVLGLPVEIRHVENPRRELEEHHYRPDHAELLRLGYQPSQDVDRELAGMIARLKPWAERIRAKEAVLLPDIRWDGQRSRVAYR from the coding sequence ATGAAAATACTAATCGCCGGCGCGGACGGCTATCTGGGCTGGTCGCTGGCCCAGGCCCTTACGATCCGGGGACATGAAGTGGCGGGCGTGGACAACGGGTTCCGGCGGCAGTGGGTGGAGGAGATGGGCTCGTGGAGCGCGATTCCCGTCGCCGGGATCAAGGAGCGTCTGCAGGCGTTCCAGGAAAGGTACGGCCGGGAGCTGAAGTACTGGGAAGGGGACCTGCGCAGCTATCCTTTCGTCGAGGAGATCGTCCGGGAATTCCGGCCGGACGCTGTGGTTCATCTGGGCGAATGCCCTTCGGCGCCTTATTCGGCCATCGATGTGGAGCATGCGGTGTTCGTGCAGACCAATAACCTGACTTCCACGTTCCATCTGCTGTTCGCGATGAAAGAGCACGTGCCGGACGCCCATCTGGTTAAGCTGGGCACGATGGGGGAATACGGAACGCCGAACCTTGATATCCCGGAAGGCTTCTTCGAGGTCGAATTCCGGGGAAGGAAGGACCGGCTGCCGTTCCCACGCCAGGCGGGCTCGTGGTACCACTGGAGCAAGGTGCACGGCTCCAACAACGTCATGTTCGCCTGCAAGCTGTGGGAGCTGGCGGCGACGGATATCATGCAGGGCGTCGTGTTCGGCACGCATCTGGAGGCCATGGGCAGCGACGGACGGCTCGCAACCCGGCTGGACTTCGACCAGGCGTTCGGCACCATCGTCAACCGGTTCTGCTGTCAGGCGGTCATCGGACACCCGCTGACGCTTTACGGTTCGGGGCACCAGCAGAGAGGCTTCCTGCCCTTGGAGGATTCCATGCAGTGCCTCACGCTCGCTGTCGAGAACCCGCCCCGCAAGGGGGAGTACCGTGTGCTGAACCAGTTCCAGAACGTGTACCGCCTGGATGAGTGGGCGAACAAGGTCGCCTCTGTGGCGGAAGTGCTGGGGCTGCCGGTGGAGATCCGGCATGTGGAGAATCCCCGCCGGGAGCTGGAAGAGCATCACTACCGGCCGGATCATGCGGAGCTGCTGCGCCTCGGCTACCAGCCCTCGCAGGATGTCGACCGGGAGCTGGCGGGCATGATCGCCAGGCTGAAGCCCTGGGCGGAGCGCATCCGGGCGAAGGAGGCGGTGCTGCTCCCCGATATCCGGTGGGATGGGCAGCGCAGCCGTGTGGCTTACCGCTGA
- a CDS encoding glycosyltransferase, with protein MNLEPMISIILPARNEGDRIARTLQSIADARMTGCELEFVVVDDASDEPLTADLPLSAPRTVLRVLRLEQQAGVPGARNYGARAARGDILFITDAHVEFSRGWDVEVLRHLDDGRILGATICDTVSSFRGYGCSLIVPFMGTQWNRELPAGGPPHIQIASAAGTVLPRALFEKLGGYDAGMRLYGGAEPEFSVRAWLSGAEIVSVPGLQVLHRFKTKPEIERFLLNLKPHMLHNNLRFGLLYLSEPACLQMLRYYAVLYPEFIREAVSQVEAGDFRERRALLEAELVHDLAWFIRRFNVLDQSGARILE; from the coding sequence ATGAATCTCGAACCGATGATCAGCATTATCCTCCCCGCTCGCAACGAAGGGGACCGCATCGCCCGCACCCTGCAGTCGATCGCGGACGCCCGGATGACCGGCTGCGAGCTGGAATTCGTCGTCGTGGACGACGCCTCCGACGAGCCGCTCACCGCGGACCTGCCTCTGTCCGCCCCCCGCACCGTGCTTCGCGTGCTCCGGCTGGAGCAGCAGGCCGGTGTGCCGGGAGCACGAAATTACGGTGCACGCGCCGCAAGGGGAGACATTCTTTTCATTACCGATGCCCATGTCGAGTTCAGCCGGGGCTGGGACGTGGAGGTGCTCCGGCATCTGGACGACGGACGCATCCTCGGGGCCACGATCTGCGACACGGTATCGAGCTTCCGCGGCTACGGCTGCAGTCTCATCGTGCCCTTCATGGGCACGCAGTGGAACCGGGAGCTGCCGGCAGGCGGGCCGCCGCACATCCAGATTGCTTCGGCGGCAGGTACGGTGCTGCCCCGCGCCCTCTTTGAGAAGCTCGGCGGCTATGACGCCGGCATGCGGCTGTACGGCGGGGCGGAGCCGGAGTTCAGCGTCAGGGCTTGGCTCAGCGGAGCGGAGATTGTCTCGGTGCCCGGGCTGCAGGTGCTCCACCGGTTCAAGACGAAGCCGGAGATCGAGCGCTTCCTCCTAAACTTGAAGCCTCACATGCTGCACAATAACCTGCGCTTCGGTCTCCTGTATCTCAGCGAGCCGGCATGCCTGCAGATGCTGCGTTACTACGCCGTGCTGTATCCGGAGTTCATCCGGGAGGCGGTCAGCCAGGTGGAAGCGGGCGACTTCCGCGAGCGCCGTGCGCTGCTTGAAGCGGAGCTCGTTCACGATCTGGCCTGGTTTATCCGGCGGTTCAACGTGCTTGACCAGTCCGGCGCCCGCATTTTGGAATAG
- a CDS encoding tyrosine-protein phosphatase: MTHYAIDPVSRIIPYQGANNFRDMGGYETEDGRRVKYGLFFRSAELHGLTENDLLHLHTLGIRTVLDYRHEQEAALKPDPAIAGAVYECIPAFAADLPIAAAQSHTMEELLGGAQTGGFGPEMLAGFYAKLPFGNASYRRLMDLIQEPERLGLLHHCAAGKDRTGVGSALILLALGVPEETVMLDYLLTNEGLASFKAEILARIAPALDERALQGFQAIMAAKPEYLNAALDAIKERYGSYEAYFEQEYGLTAGRLDALRSYCLETI, translated from the coding sequence ATGACCCATTATGCAATCGATCCGGTAAGCCGGATCATTCCTTACCAGGGTGCGAATAATTTCCGGGATATGGGGGGCTATGAGACGGAGGATGGCCGGCGGGTCAAATACGGGCTGTTCTTCCGCTCGGCGGAGCTGCATGGCCTCACGGAGAACGACCTGCTGCACCTGCACACGCTCGGCATCAGGACGGTGCTGGATTACCGTCATGAGCAGGAAGCGGCACTGAAGCCGGACCCGGCCATTGCCGGCGCAGTCTACGAGTGTATCCCTGCGTTCGCGGCCGATCTGCCGATAGCTGCGGCGCAGAGCCATACGATGGAGGAGCTGCTTGGCGGCGCTCAGACGGGAGGCTTCGGGCCGGAGATGCTGGCCGGATTCTACGCGAAGCTGCCGTTCGGCAACGCTTCTTACCGCCGGCTCATGGACCTGATTCAGGAGCCGGAGCGGCTCGGACTGCTGCATCACTGCGCGGCGGGCAAGGACCGCACCGGTGTGGGCTCAGCCCTGATCCTGCTTGCGCTGGGCGTGCCCGAGGAGACCGTGATGCTGGACTATCTGCTGACCAACGAGGGCCTCGCGTCGTTCAAGGCGGAAATCCTGGCGCGCATCGCTCCTGCACTGGATGAGCGGGCCCTGCAGGGATTCCAGGCCATCATGGCGGCGAAGCCCGAATACCTGAATGCGGCGCTTGATGCGATCAAGGAGCGCTACGGCAGCTATGAAGCGTACTTCGAGCAGGAATACGGGCTGACGGCCGGGCGGCTGGATGCGCTTCGCTCCTATTGTTTGGAAACCATATAA
- the phnC gene encoding phosphonate ABC transporter ATP-binding protein yields the protein MTTKPILEIKGLRKQYATGTWGLNGIDLTVQPGEFVAVIGPSGAGKSTLLRCMNRLIEPTEGTVTFLGEDVVHAGKKGLRRIRAGMGMIFQHYNLVYRSSVLENVLHGRLGYMGSVAGMLSRYREADKEEAIALLKKVGLENEIYKRADELSGGQKQRVGVCRALAQKPSLILADEPIASLDPKSSKTVMDAIHTNCREQGIACLVNLHQVDYAKAYASRIVGIKAGRIVFDGPSEHLTNDITQYLYEGKEHEMFHKAAI from the coding sequence ATGACAACCAAACCGATTCTGGAGATCAAAGGACTCCGCAAACAGTATGCGACCGGCACCTGGGGACTGAACGGAATTGACCTGACCGTACAGCCGGGGGAATTCGTAGCCGTGATCGGACCGAGCGGAGCGGGGAAATCGACACTGCTTCGCTGCATGAACCGGCTGATCGAGCCGACCGAAGGAACCGTGACGTTCCTCGGGGAAGATGTCGTGCATGCGGGCAAAAAGGGGCTGCGGCGCATCCGGGCGGGGATGGGGATGATTTTTCAGCATTACAATCTCGTCTACCGCTCCAGCGTGCTGGAGAATGTGCTGCACGGCCGTCTCGGGTACATGGGCTCGGTCGCAGGCATGCTGAGCCGGTACCGGGAGGCGGATAAGGAGGAGGCGATCGCACTTCTTAAGAAGGTCGGGCTGGAGAACGAGATCTACAAGCGTGCGGATGAGCTGTCCGGCGGCCAGAAGCAGCGGGTCGGCGTCTGCCGGGCGCTCGCCCAGAAGCCCTCGCTTATCCTCGCCGATGAGCCGATCGCATCGCTGGATCCGAAGTCATCGAAGACCGTCATGGACGCCATCCATACGAACTGCCGCGAGCAGGGCATCGCCTGCCTGGTCAATCTGCACCAGGTGGACTACGCCAAAGCGTATGCGTCGCGGATCGTCGGCATCAAGGCCGGACGCATTGTATTCGACGGGCCGTCCGAGCATCTGACGAACGATATCACCCAGTATTTGTACGAAGGCAAGGAGCACGAAATGTTCCACAAAGCGGCCATCTGA